The following DNA comes from Romeriopsis navalis LEGE 11480.
CTGTTGCAGGAATTTTTGACGGAGAAGACCGATCGCTACTACTGGCAGTTGTCGATTCCCAGTGCGGAAGCGACATCGGCTTTGAGTCCCTATATCAAGTTTGGCGTTATTTCCGTGCGCGAATGTTTTCAGGTGGCCCAACACCAGCTAAAAGGGGCACAGGATAAACGGGTGCAGCTCAGTTTGAAGCAGTTTATTTCGCGCTTACGCTGGGGATCGGGGTTTGCCCAGCGATTTCGGTATTTGCCCCAGTTAGAGCTGCGATCGCTCTATCCCATCTGTGACGAATCCGGCTGGGCGTTTGATGAGGCCATGTATGCGGCCTGGCAAAATGGTGAGACGGGCTTTCCGATTATTGATGCGGCGGCGCGGTGTTTGCAAGAAACGGGCGGTTGGTTATCGCTCAACTTTCGGACGCGGGCGATTTACGCCAGCTTCTTGAGTAATTTACTGGGCATCGACTGGCGCTATGGGGCGTTGCATTTTATGCGGCATTTGATCGATGGGGATTGCCCGATCGATCATTATCAATGGGCCATGCAAGCGGGTGTCACCCACTGCATTGATAAGTCTTGGACGCGGATTTATAACCCGGAACAAACCGCCGTCGATCGCTGTGACCCCGAAGGGTTATTTATTCAAAAATGGGTGCCCGAGCTAGCCCAGCTCAAACCGGCGGAGTTGGGTTTGCCGCAATTAGCGAAAGGCTATCCCAAACCAATTTTGAATTATAAAGCGGCGCGGCAAACCCGAGTGCAGCAGCTCGAACAACAGCGACAGTCGTTTCGGCGACAGCGGGATATTGTGCCGTTTCTGGCCCGGATGCCTGAGTCGATCGTGCCCTTTGGGGCCGATCGGTTTAACAGCGAAATCCGTTGGGCTGAGACCGATCAGCCAGCGATGTTCCCGCCGCCGTTGGCTTTGGATGATTTGACCCTGGCGCAGAGCCAAGCACTGCGGACCTGGCTGGTGGCCCATGTGAATGTGAATCCCCGCACCAAACCGCCGCATTCATCCTCGGGCAAGCCCCCGCGTGCTAAACGTCAACCAAAGCCCAAGCCACATCCTGACGGAACGCAATTGAATTTATTGCTGGAGGATTAAGCGGCGCTGTGCTGGGTTTATGTGCGTTGGAGGGGAGCGTAGTTGGGCCGGTTGTTCTCCAGGATGCGCAGCGATCGCTGCACGCGCTTGAGTGGTCCACGGTTAAACTTCGCACCGGGTTTTTCCATGATGTCGAGGACTTGCTGCAGTTCGATGATGCTCCGTTCTCGATCCGTCGCGGGTAAATTGCCCCGCAGCGATTGCCGACTGAGCGATCGGGCAATGTTGCCGAGCACCGTGGCACTGTAGCCGCGTAATGTTTTATTTTGGCTGGTCAGGAAAGTGCGTAAATCCGGCACCGCTGGCAGCGCCGCTGGGCCTAGGCGCCCGAGGGCGAGGATGGCTGTCGCTTGCTGCCGGGATGGGGTTGCTTTAAGTTGATTGCGCCAGTAGGTCGTGAGATAGGGCGCGGCGGGTGGGCCGATTGCTTGGAGCAAAGTGCGGGCTTCTGATGCTATTTGTTGGTCCGGGATATTCATCAGGCCCGCCAAAATCCGGGCGGCATTCCGACGATCGAAGGAATTCGATCGCAGTTGGAGGATGGCCCAAGCACTGGCGAGGCGCATGGTTGCAGCGTCATCGCTAAATCCGGTCAGCAGTGCTTGACGTAATTTTGGGGTGAGTTTGGGTTTGAGGCCGCCAAGGGCCAAGGCGGCTTCGACCCGGATCAGTTGGTTTCTCGCTAGTCGGGGGCGGCGGCGGAGATTGGAGCGTCGCCAGTGCGACGGCCGTCGCATGGGCTGGAGCTGCGGTAGGGCCGGTAGTTTGGAGAATCGTTCTGGGGGTGGCTGATACTGACGGCGATCGGCGAGGGCGGCAATTAATTCGGTGATCGTATCGGGATTGCTGGCCTTCAAGCTACCTAGACTGCGAATTGCCTGGAGTTTTAGCAGTGGGCTGCCACCTGCGAGTTGCTGGGTCAATGCGGGGATGGCTTGATCGCCAAACTTCCGGATAATATTGCGGCTTTGGTCGCGGACGGTGATATCTGGGTCATCCAGGCGTTGGATAAATTGTTCAATGATTTGGCTGTCGGTGGTGGTGCCGATGAGTTTGCGGGTGAGCGATCGCGGATTAGTCAGGGTATAGCTGGTGGCCTGTCGGACAGCGGCGTTGGGATGTTCGAGTAAGGCGAGATAGGTGGGCCAGGTCGGAATATCCGCGCCAATGTGATTCAGGGCCCAGGCGGCGGTGAGCTGCATCCAAGGACTGCGATCGGTTAGCGCTTTTTGTAACTGGGGTTGCACAGTGTTGCGTTGGGTTGCGCCAATGTTGCCTAATGTGGCGGCGGCGGTGACGCGCACGAATTGCTCTGGATTGCGGGGTGGCCAGTAGTAGGTGGGCTTCGCGATCGGGACTGGGCTTGGTTTGACCGGCCGCAGTCTTGGCTTTGCGGTGATGCGGGGTTGGCGGCGTAAGCGGCGGCTTGGCCGGCGCTGGATGCCAATGTCTTTCGGTGGTAATGGCTTGGGGCGAATTGTGCGTGGGCGTAGCCTTGGAACAGGAAAAATGCGTGGCAATTCTGTGTTTGGCAGCAGCCAGCGCTGTTGGTTATTCAGCAGTTTGAGCAGGGCGGGGATGGCGGGAGCCGCATCATCGCCGAAGTGCCCCAGGCTTTGAGCCGCGGCACTCAGGACAAAGGGATCACTGGAATCGAGTGCCGTAACCAGTTGGGGAACGCTGCTTGGCCCCATGCGTTTAATTTCTTGGATAATCCGCGATCGTTGTTGGCGATTGGCCGTGCGGAGTTGTTCGAGTAGTTGTTTTAACCGGGCTTTGCGGACACTCGGAATCGGCGACACCTTGACGACTTGCGCCTGGCTCGGGGTAATGCTGTTGATACTGACACCAC
Coding sequences within:
- a CDS encoding FAD-binding domain-containing protein, which encodes MKRTIVWFRRDLRLCDHAPLARAVARGAVIPVFILDRALLHHPETGVARVAFMLDCLRSLDADLRSVGGRLIIRSGDPVAVLPELIRSTQADGIYSYIDYERIYGRVRDARLNQALDAAGMRVRWFEPTAATGALMPYPDYRQLWYREMSEALIPAPPTLEVPEDVVSDGIPTLAELGLLIDQKTIPTGGTQAARKLLQEFLTEKTDRYYWQLSIPSAEATSALSPYIKFGVISVRECFQVAQHQLKGAQDKRVQLSLKQFISRLRWGSGFAQRFRYLPQLELRSLYPICDESGWAFDEAMYAAWQNGETGFPIIDAAARCLQETGGWLSLNFRTRAIYASFLSNLLGIDWRYGALHFMRHLIDGDCPIDHYQWAMQAGVTHCIDKSWTRIYNPEQTAVDRCDPEGLFIQKWVPELAQLKPAELGLPQLAKGYPKPILNYKAARQTRVQQLEQQRQSFRRQRDIVPFLARMPESIVPFGADRFNSEIRWAETDQPAMFPPPLALDDLTLAQSQALRTWLVAHVNVNPRTKPPHSSSGKPPRAKRQPKPKPHPDGTQLNLLLED
- a CDS encoding HEAT repeat domain-containing protein translates to MHHRFHRSTQAMLLTFILTCGVSINSITPSQAQVVKVSPIPSVRKARLKQLLEQLRTANRQQRSRIIQEIKRMGPSSVPQLVTALDSSDPFVLSAAAQSLGHFGDDAAPAIPALLKLLNNQQRWLLPNTELPRIFPVPRLRPRTIRPKPLPPKDIGIQRRPSRRLRRQPRITAKPRLRPVKPSPVPIAKPTYYWPPRNPEQFVRVTAAATLGNIGATQRNTVQPQLQKALTDRSPWMQLTAAWALNHIGADIPTWPTYLALLEHPNAAVRQATSYTLTNPRSLTRKLIGTTTDSQIIEQFIQRLDDPDITVRDQSRNIIRKFGDQAIPALTQQLAGGSPLLKLQAIRSLGSLKASNPDTITELIAALADRRQYQPPPERFSKLPALPQLQPMRRPSHWRRSNLRRRPRLARNQLIRVEAALALGGLKPKLTPKLRQALLTGFSDDAATMRLASAWAILQLRSNSFDRRNAARILAGLMNIPDQQIASEARTLLQAIGPPAAPYLTTYWRNQLKATPSRQQATAILALGRLGPAALPAVPDLRTFLTSQNKTLRGYSATVLGNIARSLSRQSLRGNLPATDRERSIIELQQVLDIMEKPGAKFNRGPLKRVQRSLRILENNRPNYAPLQRT